A DNA window from Rhizobium jaguaris contains the following coding sequences:
- a CDS encoding GNAT family N-acetyltransferase: protein MARRGSITALGQLAEAIALVSQGQPGHIVDTLIAERGQKIVRNPLWPLMRPFLYTLLRYSKAIEFANDVANLPGFQCFEYMSDLLKLDIGVTNAERIPASGGFILVSNHPTGIADGVAVFDLLKTRRPDMMVFANRDAVRVNPRFAEMIIPVEWREEHKSKLKTRETLQLTNRAVADRKVTVLFPSGRIAYWANGKLNERPWKTSAVGLARKYNLPILPVHLTARNSGLFYWFAKWSTELRDMTVFHELLNKRGDRFDFLIGNLIPVEHLDGDVNDVTKALEKHTVFDLAADGNATFTPVSTPATGQDMAAVVAEHSV, encoded by the coding sequence ATGGCACGCCGCGGTTCGATAACTGCATTGGGACAACTTGCAGAAGCGATCGCTTTGGTGTCCCAGGGCCAGCCCGGACATATTGTCGATACGCTGATCGCCGAGCGTGGCCAGAAGATCGTTCGCAACCCGCTCTGGCCGCTGATGCGGCCCTTTCTCTACACGCTGCTGCGCTACAGCAAGGCCATCGAATTTGCCAACGATGTCGCCAATCTGCCGGGTTTCCAGTGCTTCGAATATATGAGCGATCTGCTGAAACTCGATATCGGGGTTACCAATGCTGAGCGCATACCCGCTTCCGGCGGGTTTATCCTGGTCAGCAACCATCCGACCGGCATTGCCGACGGCGTCGCCGTTTTCGATCTCCTGAAGACGCGCCGGCCCGATATGATGGTTTTCGCCAATCGCGACGCCGTTCGCGTCAATCCGCGATTCGCAGAGATGATCATCCCGGTCGAATGGCGCGAGGAACATAAGAGCAAGCTGAAGACGCGCGAAACGCTGCAGCTCACCAATCGTGCCGTTGCCGATCGCAAGGTCACCGTGCTCTTCCCTTCCGGCCGCATCGCTTATTGGGCAAACGGCAAGCTGAACGAGCGACCCTGGAAGACATCGGCCGTGGGGCTGGCGCGCAAATACAACCTACCGATCCTGCCGGTGCATCTGACGGCGCGCAATTCCGGGCTGTTCTATTGGTTCGCGAAATGGTCGACGGAACTGCGGGACATGACGGTGTTCCACGAGCTCCTCAACAAGCGCGGTGACCGCTTCGATTTCCTTATCGGCAATCTCATCCCGGTCGAGCATCTGGACGGCGACGTCAACGACGTGACGAAGGCGCTGGAAAAGCACACGGTGTTCGATCTGGCTGCGGACGGCAATGCGACTTTTACGCCCGTCAGTACTCCGGCTACTGGCCAGGATATGGCCGCTGTCGTTGCGGAACATTCCGTTTGA
- a CDS encoding GNAT family N-acetyltransferase — translation MTSILRGMSMASEIDIRPVFGSLPQAIHSLAIEARSEGFRFLDRLIDEWSDGRNRFDRSGECLLTAYAGDKLAGVGGVTFEPGIAGALRMRRFYIHPSMRRRGIGRMLASSLIDRARPATSLLTVYAATEDAPAFWEALGFQQACSDGYSHILRLD, via the coding sequence TTGACGAGCATCCTTCGCGGCATGTCGATGGCAAGTGAGATCGATATTCGTCCAGTCTTCGGTTCCCTGCCGCAGGCAATCCATTCATTGGCAATCGAGGCGAGGAGCGAGGGCTTTCGCTTTCTCGATCGATTGATCGATGAGTGGTCCGATGGTCGAAATCGCTTCGATCGGAGCGGCGAATGCCTGTTGACGGCTTATGCGGGCGACAAGCTTGCGGGCGTCGGCGGTGTGACTTTTGAGCCCGGGATTGCCGGTGCGCTGCGCATGCGCCGCTTTTATATCCATCCGTCGATGCGGCGGCGGGGCATTGGTCGAATGCTGGCAAGCAGCCTAATTGATCGGGCCCGGCCGGCGACGTCTTTGCTGACTGTTTACGCCGCGACTGAGGACGCGCCGGCATTCTGGGAAGCACTTGGCTTTCAGCAGGCTTGTAGTGATGGCTATTCACATATCCTTCGGCTCGATTGA
- a CDS encoding primosomal protein N': MSKDSSDLFGALLEAAPANPTMTRAVPVLVPMPAPKAYSYAVPEGMAVEPGSVVQVPLGPRQVIGVVWDGDDEGGVDPKKLRPISHVFDCPPLTKEMRDFVDWVAAYTLSPPGLVARMALRAPAAFDPEPMVEGLRLVGGQPERLTPARIRVMETAADRLSWTRIGLAHAAGVSTSVVDGLITQGIFETVFLPPPPVVAKPDPDYIASRLEGPQREAADEILAEVRKGEFSVSLIDGVTGSGKTEVYFEAIAETLKRGKQVLILLPEIALTASFLERFQDRFGTKPAEWHSDLAPRMREKVWRQAVTGEVRVVAGARSALFLPFEDLGLIIVDEEHDPAYKQEDRVYYNARDMAVVRGRIGDFPVVLVSATPSVESQVNGQSGRYSTIHLPTRFGDAALPDLHLIDMRRHAPERGGFLSPLLIRAIGKTVEKGEQSLLFLNRRGYAPLTLCRVCGHRFQCPQCSSWLVEHRFRGQIQCHQCGYAERTPEACPECGTFDHLVACGPGVERIAEEVERHFPDARTIVLSSDIMGGVKRLRLELDAIAKGEADIVIGTQLVAKGHNFPLMTLVGIVDADLGLANGDPRAAERTFQLLSQVTGRAGRTGLKSHGLLQTYQPQHPVMQAIVSGDAGAFYEREISERERAVLPPFGRLASIIVSAETRQDAETHARGMRSAAPQVQGISVLGPAEAPLALVRGRHRFRLLVHGKRNSDMQGFLRAMLAQAPKERGSVHVQLDIDPQSFL, from the coding sequence ATGAGTAAAGATTCGTCCGATCTGTTTGGCGCGCTTCTTGAGGCTGCGCCCGCAAACCCGACCATGACCCGCGCGGTCCCGGTCTTGGTGCCGATGCCGGCGCCGAAGGCCTATTCCTATGCGGTGCCGGAAGGCATGGCAGTCGAGCCCGGCTCGGTCGTGCAGGTGCCACTCGGGCCGAGGCAAGTGATCGGCGTCGTTTGGGATGGCGACGACGAAGGCGGCGTCGATCCGAAGAAGCTGCGGCCGATCAGCCATGTCTTCGATTGCCCGCCGCTCACGAAGGAAATGCGCGACTTCGTCGATTGGGTTGCCGCCTATACGCTGTCGCCGCCAGGGCTGGTGGCGCGCATGGCGTTGCGCGCGCCGGCGGCCTTCGATCCCGAACCGATGGTCGAGGGATTGCGCTTAGTCGGTGGCCAGCCGGAGCGGCTGACGCCAGCACGCATAAGGGTCATGGAGACGGCCGCCGATCGGCTGTCCTGGACGCGCATTGGCTTGGCGCACGCGGCTGGTGTTTCGACCAGTGTAGTCGACGGACTGATCACGCAAGGCATTTTCGAAACCGTGTTCCTGCCGCCGCCGCCCGTCGTCGCCAAGCCCGATCCGGACTATATCGCCTCGCGACTCGAAGGTCCGCAGCGCGAAGCGGCAGATGAAATCCTTGCAGAGGTGCGCAAGGGCGAATTCTCGGTATCGCTGATCGACGGCGTCACCGGCTCAGGCAAGACCGAAGTCTATTTCGAGGCGATCGCCGAGACGCTGAAGCGCGGGAAGCAAGTGTTGATCCTGTTGCCGGAAATTGCGCTGACCGCCAGTTTCCTCGAGCGCTTCCAGGATCGTTTTGGCACCAAGCCCGCCGAATGGCACTCGGATCTGGCACCGCGCATGCGCGAAAAGGTCTGGCGGCAGGCGGTGACCGGCGAGGTCCGCGTCGTTGCCGGCGCACGCTCGGCACTGTTCCTGCCTTTCGAAGATCTCGGCCTGATCATCGTCGACGAAGAACATGATCCCGCCTACAAGCAGGAGGATCGGGTCTACTACAATGCCCGCGACATGGCGGTCGTGCGCGGCCGGATCGGCGATTTCCCGGTGGTGCTGGTCTCGGCCACACCTTCTGTCGAGAGCCAGGTCAACGGCCAGAGCGGGCGCTACAGCACCATCCATCTGCCGACCCGCTTCGGCGATGCGGCTCTCCCGGACCTGCATTTGATCGACATGCGCCGGCATGCGCCCGAGCGCGGCGGCTTTCTGTCGCCGCTGCTGATCCGGGCGATCGGCAAGACGGTGGAGAAGGGAGAGCAGTCGCTCCTCTTCCTCAACAGGCGCGGTTATGCGCCACTGACACTCTGCCGCGTTTGCGGGCATCGTTTCCAATGTCCGCAATGTTCGAGCTGGCTGGTGGAACACCGTTTCCGCGGCCAGATCCAGTGCCATCAATGCGGCTATGCAGAGCGGACGCCGGAAGCCTGCCCGGAATGCGGCACGTTCGACCATCTCGTCGCCTGCGGACCGGGCGTCGAACGCATCGCCGAGGAGGTGGAGCGGCATTTCCCGGACGCACGGACGATCGTGCTCTCTTCCGACATCATGGGCGGCGTCAAGCGGCTGCGGCTGGAGCTCGATGCGATCGCCAAGGGTGAAGCGGATATCGTTATCGGTACGCAGCTCGTCGCCAAGGGTCATAATTTCCCACTGATGACGCTGGTCGGCATTGTCGACGCCGACCTCGGCCTTGCCAATGGCGATCCCCGTGCCGCCGAACGAACGTTCCAGCTTCTGTCGCAGGTGACCGGGCGCGCGGGGCGAACGGGGCTGAAGAGCCACGGATTGCTGCAGACTTATCAGCCTCAGCATCCGGTCATGCAGGCGATCGTCTCCGGCGATGCCGGCGCATTTTACGAGCGCGAGATTTCGGAGCGGGAGAGGGCTGTGTTGCCGCCCTTTGGGCGCCTCGCCTCGATCATCGTTTCTGCCGAAACGCGCCAGGATGCCGAGACGCATGCCCGCGGCATGCGCAGTGCTGCGCCGCAGGTGCAGGGCATTTCCGTTCTTGGGCCAGCCGAAGCGCCGCTTGCCCTGGTGCGCGGCCGGCATCGTTTCCGTCTGCTGGTACACGGCAAGCGCAATTCCGACATGCAAGGTTTTTTGAGAGCCATGCTGGCGCAGGCGCCGAAGGAGCGCGGGTCCGTGCATGTGCAATTGGATATCGATCCGCAGAGTTTCTTGTAG